Below is a genomic region from Planktothrix sp. FACHB-1365.
TTAGCCGCAGCAACTGTGACACTAACCCTTGCTTTTCTTCTATTCACTGATCATCTACAAGTTTGGCATACTTATATTACAGCATTTTTTACATCAGTTTGCGGTTGTTTTCAAATGATTGCTAAGGGTGCCGCTTTACCAATGATGGTGACAAAAGAGCAAATGGGAAGAGCTAATGGACTGATTCATTTTAGCACTGCCGTCGGACAATTAACTGCACCAATTTTAGCAGGTATACTCATTGCTAGTATACAACTTGAAGGCTTGCTAATGGTTGATTTTTCTACCTATCTAGTTGGTTTATTGACTCTCTTAATGATTGAAATTCCCCAACCCGAACCTAGAATTACATCATCTCAGGACATCCAAATCAATACTATTCTTAATGATATTGCCTACGGTTGGGAAATTATTTCTACTAACGCTGTTTTGCCAATTTTACTGGCATTCATGACCATTCATTTTTTTGTAGATGGCATGACAACGGTTTTGATTAATCCCCTAATTTTATCCTTTTCTTCAGCTAAAGTCTTTGGTAGCGTCATGTCAATTGCTGGTTGTGGAATGGTAATTGGTAGCATATTGATGACTATTTGGGGAGGAGGAAAAAAATATATTTCTACTTTGTTTACTTTTGCGGCATTAAATGGTATAGGTTTAATGATTGCGGGACTTAAACCCTCCATTCCTATCATTGCCTTGGGTC
It encodes:
- a CDS encoding MFS transporter; amino-acid sequence: MTNYVGQLIEFIRVQTRHGASLRQFTIFWLGQSLSEIGNRLTGFGLGIWVYQNTHEVAGLSLVIFFTTLPGVLMTPFVGALVDRWNRKWTIIFSDLAAATVTLTLAFLLFTDHLQVWHTYITAFFTSVCGCFQMIAKGAALPMMVTKEQMGRANGLIHFSTAVGQLTAPILAGILIASIQLEGLLMVDFSTYLVGLLTLLMIEIPQPEPRITSSQDIQINTILNDIAYGWEIISTNAVLPILLAFMTIHFFVDGMTTVLINPLILSFSSAKVFGSVMSIAGCGMVIGSILMTIWGGGKKYISTLFTFAALNGIGLMIAGLKPSIPIIALGLFLSFLTLPIILGTNMTIWQTSVNSNVQGRVISLYSTFIGLALALGNLSASPLTDKLLEPMLSDDGLLANSIGTLIETGQGRGIGFLLVLAGLLIFTIAIMLYTYFTWKNLNEETNETEKLIVPGREIVEDL